In Methanoregula formicica SMSP, the DNA window GAGCCGGTCCGTGGTCAGGACCGGTTCCCGACAGGAACCGGTAATCCCTGCATGCGTTCTCGTTCTTATGACAAACCATCGCCTTCGACAGATTCCTCCAGACGGGCGAAAACTCCGCTGCAGGGCCTGCAACCGGGAGTACCCGGCAGGAAAAAAGCCCGACACCTTTTGTATATGCCCGGCCTGTTGCCCCATCGTGTATATCGACGATGACGATTAGGACGGACCCCGCCCCTCCCGGCGAAACCGATGCTGTCCTTCCCCGGCTAGCGGGCACCGGTATCTTCGGAAACGTCCGCTGGCATTAAGTCCCGGGAACCATTACCTATGGTTGAAGCAGATGACCTCACCGTTCACCGACCCGGTTCCCCCGTTCCCCGGATGGACGCGCCGGATGTACCGGCTCTCCCGCCCGGTTACGGACGAGGACATCGAGGCGTTCCTACAGGACCAGGAACTGTATATCCGCGAGACGCCGTCCGGCACACGGGCCATCATCCACAAGTTCGGGCTCGTGGAGATCAACCTGATCGTGGGCGAACGGGAGGCAGAGGTCTGGTTCGCGCCGGAGCAGGGGGCGTATCCTTCGGAATACGTGGATGCGCTGTTCGGGACGCGGTTTTAACCGGGATCTGATGATGCACGAACACATCGAAGAGCCTTACGGTTCTTCTCGTGTTTCAGGTCTGAAGACCCTCGAATAATTCGAAGAACCTTACGGTTCTTCTCGTGTTTCAGGTCTGAAGACCCTCAACAAAAAAAAGAGATTAGTCTACTGCCACCATCACTTCGGAGGCCTTGACAACTGCGTAGACCTTGGAGCCCTCTTTCAGCTTCAGGGACTCTGCCGAGTGGGTGGTGATCGAGGAGACCATCTCGTGGCCGCCGCCAATATTGATGACGACTTCCGTACTTACCGGGCCCTTCTTGATGGACTTGACGGTGCCCGCAATCTGGTTTCGTGCACTGATCTTCATGGTTTTCACCATGACACAATCTACCGTGTTGGTATAAAAGGATAGCTTTGGTTTTCCTTTTACCATGTAGAGTATCTCGGGGGAGGTGCAGGTAAACAGTTACATTGAGTGCATTTCCTGTCCGGCACAACAGGTATCACAACTCATTTTTACCTGAATGCGAACAGTACGCGATCCCTGCTGCAGTGATCCGGTATGTGTTCCCCAGCCGCTCGCGGCCCGGGCGTGCGTTTTCGATCAAGCCGAGATCGAGCAGGACGGAGAGGTGCCGGACGAGGACACTGACGTCCATGTCCGTGAAGGAATGGTGGATTGCGCCGATGGTGACCGGGACGGTGGGGTTGCCGGTACTGAGACGGAAGATAGTGGAGAGGACCCTTTCCTGCTCGTTGTTCAGTGTTATCAACACCATATCTGTGATGGGTTTATTTACCCTGATGTCCGGAATCTATCTCCTCCATCGATGAACCGGTATCCGGTGTCGTGTCTAGTACGCGACTATACTCCGGTATAGCAATTTTTCCTAGACTATCAGGTTTTCCTGTTTTCAATGATCTATGTAGTACTTATTTAAACAATGCATGTTTAATTATATATATTGACATTGCCATTGAATTTAGTAACATTATTTACCTTATACTGCTGTACCTCATCAGCAGAATCCGGTGTTTATTTTGATAGATGACAGTGATTGGACCTTGATCGGGCTGGAGTTTTTCCAGAATTGCCGATATAACCGGGCAATCACTGCTTGCAGAAAAGCGCTATTACAAGATCCGTTAAATGCTGTTGCCTGGCTCATTATTGGAGATTCACTCTATAAACTCAGCCGGTACACGGAGGCGATAAACGCCTACGACAATGTACTGCAAATCACCCCGAAAAATGAGAACGCCTGGTTCCATATTGCGAATGCATATTACCAGTTGGGGCAGCACAAAGTCGCCCTTGAGAATGTGAACAAAGCATTATCGATAAATCTCTTTTTTTCCCAGGCATGGCTGACGAAAGGGAGGATTCTCCGGGATCTCGAATACTATGAGGAAGCAATCTGGTGCTATGACAGGGCTCTTGAAATCGACCCGACTATTAAAGGGGTCAAGAAACTTGATTGTATCCTCAGGCTGGGTTCTTATAAAAAAATCCAGATCTCCTCGAAGTAATCGTCCCGACCCGGTATAATATCCCCCACGGGTTCTTTCCTGATTATCCGGCCCGGCTTCAGGCATGAATGCGGCTGATGTTATTCCAGCGATTCCGGATGGGGGATTTCCCCGGGATGTCACATAATCAGATATGCTGTGCCGGAACTTCCTCCATCCGTTCCCGGCTTGGCCGGACGTTTTCTATCAGGCCCCGTTCGAGCAGGACGGAGGGGTTGCCGGTACTCATCCGGAAGATGGTTTTCAGTACCAGTTTCTGCTCACCGGTCAGTGTCATCAACAACACTTATTTCCGGAGTATATTTGTGTTGGTACATATGATATTTCGGGATCTTCGGAATGATTACTAACGATTATCCTCGCATGGTCCGGTGAAAAACAGCGATCTGATGCGATCGTATGGCATTTACCAGCAGGCTGCCGGGAAAGAACTGATCCGGATTGTTGAGAACAACGTCATCAGGATCGATGGAAAGGGACGTGCGACGCGGTACGTGATGGCCTAGGCAGGTTGTCGATTCCGGCGCACCACTCCGGCCGGTAATCCGGCTCGCTGGTGTGCACGGGTTCCTGGCGCAGCGGAATTCCCGGCAGACCCTTTTCCGAGAGTGCTGTTCCTGATATTCTCATTCTCCGCTTAACGGGATCGCGTTTCGTCATGACAGAGAACAGGTATTGCCTGCACGACCAAGGAATGATCATGCAATATACGGTAGTGCTCGAACCGCAGGAAGAAGGCGGGTGAGTTTGTCGCCATCGGCATTCCTCGGCAGTTTCATACTGCTATCAGTTCCTCTTTTACCATGTGGAGCCGGATCAAAGCGGGCCCGGTCCTTACCGGTGAAATGGCAGGAGACCGCATCGTGAACCATCTCTTTGAGTTCGTCAAAGGTATCTGTTTCCGTGAAGATGGAATGGTTCAACGACCGGGCTTCGTATCCGCCTTCCGGAGATTCTTCGACAATAAAAATAATCTCGGTGTTCTTATATTCCGCCATGTCAATCACTCAGCAGATATAGTATTGTCGTGGTCATCAACTTTGTGAGGAAAATCCCCCGCCGACCCCCGCCAGGTCTCTCCCTTTCTCCTGCATCTTTCTCCACCGCCCGGTCCGCTTTCCCGGTTCGCCTGTGTCCCGTCTCCAGTTCCCGTGCGGCTGGCCTGCGCCAGGATTTGTGCTGCCGCCCGGCCGGATCTATGGAAAGGCGGGGCCCGGATCAGGCCGGTCCCGGTCAGGTGTCTGATATCTGGATCGATCCCAACCCTATGAAAAACATTTCCCTGCCGGCCATCCCCGGTGCAGTGTGGCGCGCCACCTTTGTCGGAAAGAAATCCGGGTTTGATTATTCTCAAATTTCCAAAAAGGAATTATATTTACAATTTTTATGCAATCGAAAGATATATCAGTTTATACGCGATCAATTAAAATTAGTTGATAATTTGCAAGAGTTTAATGCAAATTATTGACGCATGCAGGGCGGAGCCCTGCATGGAGGTTTTCGTATGAGAAAAGAACAAACACACATGAACAGGATGTGGTGGATGGCCTCGGCGGTCGTCCTCCTCTTTGTCGCGCTGGCGGTGGTGCCGGTGGCGGCGAGCAACGCGTGGTCGTCGAACAACGATACCTTCATTATTCCCGCAAACGGGATTAGGACCCACGGGGATAATGATGGCAATGACCACGATTTCAGTTACAATGGTAACGGAAGCTATTATTTCTGGATGGTGAACGGGACGCAGGGGATGAACGCGATCCACATTACCAACAGCTTCTCCAGTCCCTACGGCCAGCTCACGAATTCGACGGAAAAATCCCACTACTTCTACGTATCGAGCACCGGTGGGCATACCGGCGATGATGCCGCCCTTCTCCTGATAGCGGTCAACAGCACCAACCAGACGGACCTGGCCCAGTTCGCGATCCAGATCGATGCGAAAGGATACAACTGGGACCCTCTGGCGGGAGCAGTCGCACCGGACTGGTTTGATCCAGGTTATGATGATTTGTATTACAACTATTCAACAGTGAGCCGCTCGTTCAATGTTGACAATTACCTGGAGAACACCAATGGTGACGTTACCCAGAGATGG includes these proteins:
- a CDS encoding TOBE domain-containing protein — protein: MVKGKPKLSFYTNTVDCVMVKTMKISARNQIAGTVKSIKKGPVSTEVVINIGGGHEMVSSITTHSAESLKLKEGSKVYAVVKASEVMVAVD
- a CDS encoding RIO2 family protein, with amino-acid sequence MVLITLNNEQERVLSTIFRLSTGNPTVPVTIGAIHHSFTDMDVSVLVRHLSVLLDLGLIENARPGRERLGNTYRITAAGIAYCSHSGKNEL
- a CDS encoding tetratricopeptide repeat protein, coding for MIGLEFFQNCRYNRAITACRKALLQDPLNAVAWLIIGDSLYKLSRYTEAINAYDNVLQITPKNENAWFHIANAYYQLGQHKVALENVNKALSINLFFSQAWLTKGRILRDLEYYEEAIWCYDRALEIDPTIKGVKKLDCILRLGSYKKIQISSK